A stretch of Aeromicrobium tamlense DNA encodes these proteins:
- a CDS encoding PQQ-dependent sugar dehydrogenase, with protein MDRRSVIVGGAALGAAWLAGCSGDDPEPRPSRSTGSSPSASPTTTATTTTPPAPQAVDPRVDGTVATGLNVPWAIAFLADGTALVTQRDDASIVRVTADGDVSRVGDVPGVAPGGEGGLQGLAVAPDESALYVYLTGPEDNRVVRLAFDGERIGRAEPILTGLAKAFNHQGGALTFDRRGHLFVAVGDAANTGTPQDRDSLNGKILRIDTEGRAVDGNPFGNEVWSYGHRNVEGLAWDGEGRLWASEFGDRSQDELNRIVKGGNYGWPIVEGDSDDGRFVRPKVTWPTADASPAGLAISGDRAFVAALRGERLWQVPLEGTSTGEPRAFFTRELGRLRAVAAAPDGSLWLGTSNTDGRGRPRDGDDRIVRVAISA; from the coding sequence GCCGCCTGGCTGGCCGGGTGCAGCGGCGACGATCCCGAGCCGCGTCCCAGCCGGTCCACGGGCTCGAGCCCCTCCGCCTCGCCGACCACCACCGCCACCACGACCACCCCGCCGGCTCCGCAGGCCGTCGACCCGCGGGTCGACGGCACCGTGGCCACGGGCCTGAACGTGCCCTGGGCGATCGCGTTCCTCGCCGACGGCACGGCCCTGGTCACCCAGCGCGACGACGCCTCGATCGTGCGGGTCACCGCCGACGGCGACGTCTCGAGGGTGGGCGACGTGCCCGGCGTGGCGCCGGGGGGAGAGGGCGGTCTGCAGGGCCTCGCCGTCGCGCCCGACGAGTCGGCCCTCTACGTCTACCTCACCGGCCCGGAGGACAACCGCGTCGTGCGGTTGGCGTTCGACGGCGAGCGCATCGGTCGCGCCGAGCCGATCCTGACGGGCCTCGCGAAGGCCTTCAACCACCAGGGCGGCGCGCTGACCTTCGACCGTCGCGGCCACCTGTTCGTCGCCGTCGGCGACGCCGCCAACACCGGCACGCCGCAGGACCGCGACTCGCTCAACGGCAAGATCCTGCGCATCGACACCGAGGGGCGCGCGGTCGACGGCAACCCGTTCGGCAACGAGGTCTGGTCGTACGGCCACCGCAACGTCGAGGGCCTCGCCTGGGACGGCGAGGGCCGGCTGTGGGCCAGCGAGTTCGGTGACCGCAGCCAGGACGAGCTCAACCGGATCGTCAAGGGCGGCAACTACGGCTGGCCGATCGTCGAGGGCGACAGCGACGACGGCCGCTTCGTCCGTCCTAAGGTCACGTGGCCCACCGCCGACGCCTCTCCCGCGGGGCTCGCGATCAGCGGCGACCGCGCGTTCGTGGCGGCGTTGCGCGGAGAGCGCCTGTGGCAGGTGCCGCTCGAGGGCACGTCCACGGGGGAGCCGCGCGCCTTCTTCACGCGTGAGCTCGGCCGGCTGCGCGCCGTGGCCGCCGCGCCCGACGGCTCGCTGTGGCTCGGCACCTCCAACACCGACGGCCGCGGCCGTCCCCGTGACGGCGACGACCGGATCGTGCGCGTCGCGATATCCGCCTGA
- the cspE gene encoding transcription antiterminator/RNA stability regulator CspE gives MATGTVKWFNADKGFGFIAPDDGGEDVFAHYSAIQSSGYRSLNENQKVEFDVEQGQKGLQAANIRPL, from the coding sequence ATGGCCACCGGTACCGTCAAGTGGTTCAACGCCGACAAGGGCTTCGGATTCATCGCCCCCGACGACGGCGGCGAGGACGTCTTCGCGCACTACAGCGCGATCCAGTCCAGCGGCTACCGCTCGCTGAACGAGAACCAGAAGGTCGAGTTCGACGTCGAGCAGGGCCAGAAGGGCCTCCAGGCCGCGAACATCCGTCCCCTCTGA
- a CDS encoding MFS transporter has protein sequence MSHAEAPHLFRQPKAVYAVAFACVISFMGIGLVDPILPALSSELDATPSQVTLLFTSYLVVTAVMMLVTGWVSSRIGAKRTLLVGLAIIVVFSALAGSADSIGGIVAFRAGWGLGNALFIATSLAAIVSSARGGFAGAIILYEAALGLGIAAGPLLGGVLGDISWRGPFYGVALLMSLALVATTLLLPATPKPATPTSLSAPLRALRHRGLLLMSLTALLYNWAFFTMLGYAPFPMELEAMQLGWVFFGWGVLVAIFSVVGAPRLQARFGTAVSLYGALAGFAVVLACIAAFPDDRAVLVTCVIVSGVFIGINNTLTTQAVMVISPVERPVASAAYGFVRFIGGGLAPFAAGQLVEATNLHVPFAIASLACLAAIAVLTTNHAALRRADAGMDEDAHADREAGEVAGEVADEFGGAPGAIDDFETADRR, from the coding sequence ATGAGTCACGCTGAAGCCCCGCACCTGTTCCGCCAGCCGAAGGCCGTGTACGCCGTCGCCTTCGCCTGCGTCATCTCCTTCATGGGGATCGGCCTGGTCGACCCGATCCTGCCGGCGCTGTCATCCGAGCTGGACGCGACGCCGAGCCAGGTCACGCTGCTGTTCACCAGCTACCTCGTCGTCACCGCGGTGATGATGCTCGTCACCGGCTGGGTGTCCAGCCGCATCGGCGCCAAGCGCACGCTGCTCGTCGGACTGGCGATCATCGTGGTCTTCAGCGCGCTGGCCGGCTCGGCCGACAGCATCGGCGGCATCGTCGCCTTCCGTGCGGGCTGGGGCCTGGGCAACGCCCTGTTCATCGCGACGAGTCTCGCGGCCATCGTCTCCAGCGCCCGGGGCGGCTTCGCCGGCGCGATCATCCTCTACGAGGCGGCGCTCGGCCTGGGCATCGCCGCCGGTCCGCTGCTCGGCGGCGTGCTGGGCGACATCAGCTGGCGCGGCCCGTTCTACGGCGTGGCGCTGCTCATGTCGCTGGCCCTCGTCGCGACGACGCTGCTGCTGCCGGCCACCCCGAAGCCCGCCACCCCGACCTCGCTGTCCGCTCCCCTGCGCGCCCTGCGCCACCGCGGCCTGCTGCTCATGAGCCTCACCGCTCTGCTCTACAACTGGGCCTTCTTCACGATGCTGGGCTACGCGCCGTTCCCGATGGAGCTCGAGGCGATGCAGCTGGGCTGGGTGTTCTTCGGCTGGGGCGTGCTGGTCGCGATCTTCTCGGTCGTCGGCGCGCCGCGCCTGCAGGCCCGCTTCGGCACGGCCGTGTCGCTGTACGGAGCACTCGCCGGCTTCGCGGTGGTGCTGGCGTGCATCGCGGCCTTCCCCGACGACCGCGCGGTCCTGGTGACCTGCGTGATCGTGTCGGGCGTCTTCATCGGCATCAACAACACGCTCACCACCCAGGCCGTCATGGTCATCTCGCCCGTCGAGCGCCCGGTGGCGTCGGCCGCGTACGGCTTCGTGCGCTTCATCGGCGGCGGACTCGCGCCGTTCGCGGCGGGCCAGCTGGTCGAGGCCACGAACCTGCACGTGCCGTTCGCGATCGCCTCGCTCGCCTGCCTCGCGGCCATCGCCGTCCTGACCACGAACCATGCCGCCCTGCGCCGTGCGGACGCCGGGATGGACGAGGACGCGCACGCCGATCGCGAGGCCGGTGAGGTGGCGGGAGAGGTCGCCGACGAGTTCGGCGGGGCGCCCGGCGCGATCGACGACTTCGAGACGGCCGACCGCCGCTGA
- a CDS encoding MarR family winged helix-turn-helix transcriptional regulator, giving the protein MEEIADITDVLRRLSNTIARRTPRLETSRAAASSLAILDSEGPQRITALAEREAVSQPAMTNLVQRLEAQGLVTRAADPADARASLISITPEGLAVLHERLRLQDELIAATVARLSPDDRAAIAAALSALTHFTESHESR; this is encoded by the coding sequence ATGGAAGAGATCGCCGACATCACCGACGTGCTGCGTCGGCTGAGCAACACGATCGCGCGCCGCACGCCCCGGCTGGAGACCAGCCGAGCCGCGGCGAGCAGCCTGGCCATCCTCGACTCCGAGGGTCCCCAGCGCATCACCGCCCTGGCCGAGCGCGAGGCGGTGTCGCAGCCTGCGATGACCAACCTCGTGCAGCGGCTCGAGGCCCAGGGCCTCGTCACGCGCGCCGCCGACCCGGCCGACGCGCGGGCCAGCCTCATCTCGATCACGCCCGAAGGCCTCGCCGTGCTGCACGAGCGACTGCGCCTGCAGGACGAGCTCATCGCCGCGACCGTCGCGCGCCTCTCCCCCGACGACCGCGCCGCGATCGCCGCCGCCCTGTCCGCCCTCACCCACTTCACGGAGTCGCATGAGTCACGCTGA
- a CDS encoding exodeoxyribonuclease III → MLRISTVNVNGIRAAWRKGMKEWLEGRDADIITLQEVRAPDAIVHEILEGTGYHVVHTEAAAKGRAGVAVISRLEPTSHRVGNGDAFFDDAGRWIESDLTLADGSVLTVVSVYVHSGEAGTPRQEEKYRFLDQMTKRMAELGGMDGHALVTGDLNVGHTELDIRNWKGNRKKAGFLPEERAYFDQFFGDLGWYDVHRHLAGPVEGPYTWWSMRGQAFDNDTGWRIDYQIATPELAQSARAATVDRAASWGERWSDHAPLTIDYDLG, encoded by the coding sequence GTGCTGAGGATCTCGACCGTCAACGTCAATGGCATCCGCGCCGCGTGGCGCAAGGGGATGAAGGAGTGGCTCGAGGGCCGCGACGCCGACATCATCACTCTGCAGGAGGTGCGCGCGCCCGACGCGATCGTGCACGAGATCCTCGAGGGCACCGGCTACCACGTGGTGCACACCGAGGCCGCGGCGAAGGGCCGCGCCGGCGTCGCGGTGATCAGCCGCCTCGAGCCCACCAGCCACCGCGTCGGCAACGGCGACGCGTTCTTCGACGACGCCGGACGCTGGATCGAGTCCGACCTCACCCTGGCCGACGGCTCGGTCCTCACGGTCGTCAGCGTCTACGTGCACTCGGGCGAGGCCGGCACGCCGCGCCAGGAGGAGAAGTACCGCTTCCTCGACCAGATGACCAAGCGGATGGCCGAGCTCGGCGGGATGGACGGGCACGCGCTCGTCACCGGCGACCTCAACGTCGGCCACACCGAGCTGGACATCCGGAACTGGAAGGGCAACCGCAAGAAGGCGGGCTTCCTGCCCGAGGAGCGCGCGTACTTCGACCAGTTCTTCGGCGACCTGGGCTGGTACGACGTGCACCGTCACCTCGCCGGACCCGTCGAGGGCCCGTACACGTGGTGGTCGATGCGCGGCCAGGCCTTCGACAACGACACCGGCTGGCGGATCGACTACCAGATCGCGACCCCCGAGCTGGCGCAGTCGGCCCGCGCCGCGACGGTCGACCGGGCGGCCAGCTGGGGCGAGCGCTGGTCCGACCACGCGCCGCTCACGATCGACTACGACCTCGGCTGA
- a CDS encoding geranylgeranyl reductase family protein — translation MSLPTTTDVLVVGAGPAGSSAAAWTSRLGLDTVLADAATFPRDKTCGDGLTPRAIAELERLDLGDWVRGHTVNRGLRAAGFGQELLLPWPGGSLPDHGSAVPRTELDDRIRQRAIDAGATGIDGARAVDVERGPDGSVTGVVFDTAAGRHTIACRRLVVADGVRSPLGRVLGREWHRETAYGVAGRSYVKSGRGDDPWISSHLELRGESGELLPGYGWIFPLGDGRVNLGVGALATAKRPAKVQIRPLMEYYATLRREDWDLGADLHLPTSALLPMGGAVSGVAGPNWIVIGDAAGCVNPLNGEGIDYGLETGRIGAELLATGDSPAAAWPAMLTAHYGPAFSIARRLAGLLTVPHLLPAAGPIGMRSHALMTIALRVMGNLVTDEDHDLTARVWRWAGRRSIRLDERPPFSD, via the coding sequence ATGAGCCTGCCGACCACCACCGACGTCCTCGTCGTCGGCGCCGGTCCCGCCGGCTCCTCGGCCGCCGCGTGGACCTCGCGACTCGGGCTGGACACCGTCCTGGCCGACGCGGCCACGTTCCCGCGCGACAAGACCTGCGGCGACGGACTCACCCCGCGCGCGATCGCCGAGCTCGAGCGTCTCGACCTCGGTGACTGGGTGCGCGGCCACACCGTGAACCGCGGCCTGCGCGCCGCCGGCTTCGGCCAGGAGCTGCTGCTGCCGTGGCCCGGCGGCTCGCTGCCCGACCACGGCTCGGCGGTCCCCCGCACCGAGCTCGACGACCGCATCCGGCAGCGCGCCATCGACGCCGGCGCCACCGGGATCGACGGCGCCCGTGCGGTCGACGTCGAGCGCGGTCCCGACGGCTCGGTCACCGGCGTCGTCTTCGACACGGCCGCCGGCCGCCACACGATCGCGTGCCGTCGCCTCGTCGTGGCCGACGGGGTCCGCTCTCCGCTGGGCCGCGTGCTCGGGCGCGAGTGGCACCGCGAGACCGCGTACGGCGTCGCGGGCCGCAGCTACGTCAAGTCGGGACGCGGCGACGACCCGTGGATCTCGTCGCACCTCGAGCTGCGCGGTGAGAGCGGCGAGCTGCTGCCCGGCTACGGCTGGATCTTCCCGCTGGGCGACGGTCGCGTGAACCTCGGCGTGGGCGCGCTGGCCACCGCGAAGCGCCCGGCGAAGGTCCAGATCCGCCCGCTCATGGAGTACTACGCCACCCTGCGCCGCGAGGACTGGGACCTCGGCGCCGACCTGCACCTGCCCACCTCGGCGCTGCTGCCGATGGGCGGCGCCGTGTCCGGCGTCGCCGGACCCAACTGGATCGTCATCGGCGACGCCGCCGGCTGCGTCAACCCGCTCAACGGCGAGGGCATCGACTACGGGCTCGAGACCGGACGCATCGGCGCCGAGCTGCTCGCCACGGGCGACTCCCCCGCCGCGGCGTGGCCGGCCATGCTGACCGCGCACTACGGCCCCGCCTTCTCGATCGCACGGCGTCTCGCGGGCCTGCTCACCGTGCCGCACCTGCTGCCCGCCGCCGGCCCGATCGGCATGCGCTCGCACGCGCTCATGACGATCGCCCTGCGCGTCATGGGCAACCTCGTCACCGACGAGGACCACGACCTCACCGCGCGCGTCTGGCGCTGGGCCGGCCGCCGCTCGATCCGCCTCGACGAGCGCCCGCCCTTCTCCGACTGA
- a CDS encoding queuosine precursor transporter, translating into MSHTSTPSPDVVRFASRGSTHYDVLIAMFCVVIVVSNIVASKAVEIGSGQVMLGPVQLWPLVVDGGVVLFPLAYVLGDVISEVYGLRAARRAILTGFAAAALATATFFVVQLLPGASWYENQAAYEAVLGPVAQIVLASLAGYVVGQLLNSWVLVRMKQRSAERRLVARLIGSTGVGEVADTLIFCAIAASAIGVTTFGAFVNYFVMGVVLKVGVELLVMPVTVRVIAGLKRREPSYLAA; encoded by the coding sequence GTGTCCCACACGTCCACGCCGAGCCCCGACGTCGTCCGGTTCGCCTCCCGCGGCTCCACCCACTACGACGTCCTGATCGCGATGTTCTGCGTCGTGATCGTCGTGTCGAACATCGTCGCGAGCAAGGCCGTCGAGATCGGCTCCGGCCAGGTGATGCTGGGTCCGGTGCAGCTGTGGCCGCTCGTCGTCGACGGCGGCGTCGTGCTGTTCCCGCTGGCCTACGTGCTCGGCGACGTGATCTCCGAGGTCTACGGCCTGCGCGCCGCCCGCCGAGCGATCCTCACCGGCTTCGCGGCCGCCGCGCTGGCCACCGCCACGTTCTTCGTGGTCCAGCTGCTGCCCGGCGCGTCCTGGTACGAGAACCAGGCGGCGTACGAGGCCGTCCTCGGCCCGGTCGCGCAGATCGTGCTGGCCAGCCTGGCCGGCTACGTCGTCGGGCAGCTCCTCAACTCGTGGGTCCTGGTGCGGATGAAGCAGCGCTCGGCCGAGCGTCGCCTCGTCGCCCGACTCATCGGCTCCACCGGAGTGGGCGAGGTCGCCGACACCCTGATCTTCTGCGCGATCGCCGCCTCCGCGATCGGCGTCACCACGTTCGGCGCCTTCGTGAACTACTTCGTCATGGGCGTCGTGCTGAAGGTCGGCGTCGAGCTGCTGGTCATGCCCGTCACGGTGCGGGTCATCGCGGGGCTCAAGCGGCGCGAGCCCAGCTACCTCGCGGCCTGA
- the tgt gene encoding tRNA guanosine(34) transglycosylase Tgt, translating to MFTVGSTLPDAPGRSGTIETPHGSIRTPAFVPVGTKATVKAVLPESISELGGQAVLANAYHLYLQPGADIVEEAGGLGAFMNWPGPTFTDSGGFQVLSLGAGFKKTLAMDAVGTEADDVIAPGKDRLAHVDDDGVTFKSHLDGSRHRFTPEVSMGIQHQLGADVIFAFDELTTLMNSREYQEESLARTQAWARRCLDEIERLRALHPDRPRQALYGVVQGAQHEDLRRRAARGLADLAFDGYGVGGAIEKESLGTIVRWVTDELPDDRPRHLLGIGEPEDLFEGVEAGCDTFDCVTPTRVARSSRVYSATGRYNLMVAASRRDFGPIEDGCDCYTCTHYTKAYLHHLFKANEYNAATLCSIHNERFFVRLVDAMRAAIENGDFAELKQDWLGRYLAGRR from the coding sequence GTGTTCACCGTCGGAAGCACCTTGCCGGACGCCCCCGGAAGATCGGGCACCATCGAGACCCCGCACGGCTCGATCCGGACCCCCGCCTTCGTCCCCGTGGGCACGAAGGCCACGGTCAAGGCCGTGCTGCCCGAGTCGATCTCCGAGCTGGGCGGGCAGGCCGTGCTGGCCAACGCGTACCACCTGTACCTGCAGCCCGGCGCCGACATCGTCGAGGAGGCCGGCGGGCTCGGGGCCTTCATGAACTGGCCCGGTCCCACCTTCACCGACTCGGGTGGCTTCCAGGTGCTGAGCCTGGGCGCCGGGTTCAAGAAGACCCTCGCGATGGACGCGGTGGGCACCGAGGCCGACGACGTCATCGCCCCCGGCAAGGACCGCCTCGCCCACGTGGACGACGACGGCGTCACGTTCAAGAGCCACCTCGACGGCTCGAGGCACCGCTTCACGCCCGAGGTCTCGATGGGCATCCAGCACCAGCTCGGCGCGGACGTCATCTTCGCGTTCGACGAGCTGACCACGCTGATGAACTCCCGCGAGTACCAGGAGGAGTCGCTCGCGCGCACGCAGGCGTGGGCGCGGCGCTGCCTCGACGAGATCGAGCGGCTGCGCGCGCTGCACCCCGACCGTCCGCGCCAGGCGCTCTACGGCGTCGTGCAGGGCGCCCAGCACGAGGACCTGCGGCGCCGCGCGGCCCGGGGCCTGGCCGACCTGGCCTTCGACGGCTACGGCGTCGGCGGCGCGATCGAGAAGGAGAGCCTCGGCACGATCGTGCGCTGGGTGACCGACGAGCTGCCCGACGACCGCCCGCGGCACCTGCTCGGCATCGGCGAGCCCGAGGACCTCTTCGAGGGCGTCGAGGCCGGCTGCGACACCTTCGACTGCGTCACGCCCACCCGGGTGGCGCGCTCGTCGCGCGTCTACAGCGCCACTGGTCGCTACAACCTCATGGTGGCGGCCTCGCGCCGCGACTTCGGGCCCATCGAGGACGGCTGCGACTGCTACACCTGCACGCACTACACGAAGGCGTACCTGCACCACCTGTTCAAGGCGAACGAGTACAACGCCGCGACGCTGTGCTCGATCCACAACGAGCGGTTCTTCGTGCGGCTCGTCGACGCGATGCGCGCGGCCATCGAGAACGGCGACTTCGCCGAGCTGAAGCAGGACTGGCTGGGCCGCTACCTGGCGGGCCGGCGCTGA
- a CDS encoding tetratricopeptide repeat protein, whose protein sequence is MTIWMKPTLTDEKIEAMEPLAAFRYAEELLDSRFPREAARVLRPLTEAEPRNAAVWELLGRAHFAAAHLGPAEEAFRTLVDLEPTSAWAQTALGLSLDRQSRHREGAVHHRLAAAMGSSARDATRVELVDRPAD, encoded by the coding sequence ATGACCATCTGGATGAAGCCCACGCTGACCGACGAGAAGATCGAGGCGATGGAGCCCTTGGCGGCGTTCCGCTACGCCGAGGAGCTGCTGGACTCGCGCTTCCCGCGTGAGGCCGCCCGCGTGCTGCGGCCGCTTACCGAGGCCGAGCCGCGCAATGCCGCCGTGTGGGAGCTGCTGGGCCGTGCGCACTTCGCCGCCGCCCACCTGGGCCCGGCCGAGGAGGCGTTCCGCACGCTGGTCGATCTCGAGCCCACGAGCGCCTGGGCGCAGACCGCGCTCGGCCTGTCGCTCGACCGGCAGAGTCGTCACCGCGAGGGCGCGGTGCACCACCGCCTCGCCGCCGCGATGGGCTCCAGCGCGCGCGACGCCACGCGCGTCGAGCTGGTCGACCGCCCCGCCGACTGA
- a CDS encoding cystathionine gamma-synthase, producing the protein MSENGGGFSTRAIHAGQDPDPRTGAVNIPIYASSTFAQDGVGGMREGFEYARTGNPTRRALEANLAALEGGTYGRAFSSGMAATDTALRAILRPGDHLVIPDDAYGGTFRLIDKVFSHWGIEHTPAPVNDPEAIAAAITDRTKLVWLETPTNPLLNVADIEAVSAIARDAGARLLVDSTFASPYLQQPLALGADIVLHSSTKYLGGHSDVVGGALVTSDAELDEAFAFLQNGAGGVPGPFDAYLTMRGIKTLAVRMDRHCDNAEAIARMLVDHDAVSHVSYPGLPDHPGHEVAARQMRRFGGMISLRLAGGREAALDLCSRTKVFTLAESLGGVESLIEHPGAMTHASTAGSQLEVPEDLVRLSVGIEDVEDLLEDLEQALA; encoded by the coding sequence ATGAGCGAGAACGGCGGAGGCTTCTCCACCCGCGCGATCCACGCCGGCCAGGACCCGGACCCGCGCACCGGCGCGGTCAACATCCCGATCTACGCCAGCTCCACGTTCGCGCAGGACGGCGTCGGCGGCATGCGCGAGGGCTTCGAGTACGCCCGCACCGGCAACCCCACCCGTCGGGCGCTCGAGGCCAACCTCGCCGCGCTCGAGGGAGGCACGTACGGCCGGGCGTTCTCTTCCGGCATGGCGGCCACCGACACGGCCCTGCGTGCGATCCTGCGTCCGGGCGACCACCTCGTGATCCCCGACGACGCGTACGGCGGCACGTTCCGGCTCATCGACAAGGTGTTCTCGCACTGGGGCATCGAGCACACGCCGGCGCCGGTCAACGACCCCGAGGCCATCGCCGCGGCGATCACCGATCGCACGAAGCTGGTCTGGCTCGAGACGCCCACGAACCCGCTGCTGAACGTGGCCGACATCGAGGCCGTCTCGGCGATCGCGCGCGACGCCGGCGCCCGGCTGCTCGTCGACAGCACGTTCGCCTCGCCGTACCTCCAGCAGCCGCTGGCCCTCGGCGCCGACATCGTGCTGCACTCGTCCACGAAGTACCTGGGCGGTCACAGTGACGTCGTCGGTGGCGCGCTGGTCACGTCGGACGCCGAGCTCGACGAGGCGTTCGCGTTCCTGCAGAACGGCGCGGGCGGCGTGCCCGGTCCGTTCGACGCCTACCTGACGATGCGCGGGATCAAGACCCTCGCCGTCCGCATGGACCGCCACTGCGACAACGCCGAGGCGATCGCGCGGATGCTCGTCGACCACGACGCCGTCAGCCACGTGAGCTACCCCGGCCTGCCCGACCACCCCGGTCACGAGGTGGCCGCGCGCCAGATGCGCCGCTTCGGCGGCATGATCTCGCTGCGACTGGCCGGCGGTCGCGAGGCCGCGCTCGACCTGTGCTCGCGGACGAAGGTGTTCACGCTCGCCGAGAGCCTCGGCGGCGTCGAGTCGCTCATCGAGCACCCCGGTGCGATGACCCACGCCTCCACGGCCGGGTCGCAGCTCGAGGTGCCCGAGGACCTGGTCCGCCTGTCGGTCGGGATCGAGGACGTCGAGGACCTCCTGGAGGACCTGGAGCAGGCTCTGGCCTGA
- a CDS encoding cystathionine beta-synthase, with the protein MAIANHVVDLIGDTPLVRLNSVVPEGAATVVAKLEYLNPGGSAKDRIAVKMVDEAEASGALKPGGTIVEPTSGNTGVGLALVAQQRGYSCIFVCPDKVSEDKRNTLKAYGAQVVVCPTAVPPDHPDSYYNVSDRLVRETPNAWKPDQYSNPAGPASHFETTGPEIWRDTDGRVTHFVAGVGTGGTITGAGRYLKQQNPDLKVIGADPEGSVYSGGSGRPYLVEGVGEDFWPSAYDPAIPDEIIAVSDADSFDMTRRLAREEGLLVGGSCGMAVVAAVRVAERLGPDDLVVVLLPDGGRGYLSKIFNDDWMASYGFLRTPLDGHAADLHVSDILRRKSGAMPALVHTHPSETVRDAIEILREYNVSQMPVVGPEPPVVIGEVAGSVSERELVSAVFEGRAQLTDAVAQHMEPPLPIIGSGEDLAAALDAFKGSDALMVVDEGKPLGVLTRHDLLGVHV; encoded by the coding sequence ATGGCCATCGCGAACCACGTGGTCGACCTCATCGGCGACACTCCCCTAGTCCGGCTGAACTCCGTCGTACCCGAAGGCGCGGCCACCGTCGTGGCCAAGCTCGAGTACCTGAACCCCGGAGGCAGCGCCAAGGACCGCATCGCGGTCAAGATGGTCGACGAGGCCGAGGCGTCCGGTGCGCTCAAGCCGGGCGGCACCATCGTCGAGCCCACCTCGGGCAACACGGGGGTCGGCCTCGCGCTCGTCGCGCAGCAGCGCGGCTACTCGTGCATCTTCGTGTGCCCCGACAAGGTCAGCGAGGACAAGCGCAACACGCTCAAGGCGTACGGCGCGCAGGTCGTGGTGTGCCCCACGGCGGTCCCGCCGGACCACCCGGACTCCTACTACAACGTCTCCGACCGGCTCGTGCGCGAGACCCCGAACGCCTGGAAGCCCGACCAGTACTCGAACCCGGCCGGTCCCGCCAGCCACTTCGAGACGACGGGCCCGGAGATCTGGCGTGACACCGACGGTCGCGTCACGCACTTCGTCGCGGGCGTCGGCACCGGCGGCACCATCACGGGAGCCGGTCGCTACCTCAAGCAGCAGAACCCCGACCTCAAGGTCATCGGCGCCGACCCCGAGGGCTCGGTCTACTCCGGTGGCTCGGGTCGCCCGTACCTCGTCGAGGGCGTCGGCGAGGACTTCTGGCCCTCGGCCTACGACCCCGCGATCCCCGACGAGATCATCGCCGTCTCGGACGCCGACTCGTTCGACATGACCCGCCGCCTCGCCCGCGAGGAGGGCCTGCTCGTCGGCGGCTCGTGCGGCATGGCGGTCGTCGCCGCCGTGCGCGTGGCCGAGCGACTCGGCCCCGACGACCTCGTCGTCGTGCTGCTGCCCGACGGCGGCCGCGGCTACCTGTCGAAGATCTTCAACGACGACTGGATGGCGTCCTACGGCTTCCTGCGGACGCCGCTCGACGGCCACGCCGCCGACCTGCACGTGAGCGACATCCTGCGTCGCAAGAGCGGCGCGATGCCGGCCCTGGTGCACACGCACCCGTCCGAGACGGTGCGCGACGCGATCGAGATCCTGCGCGAGTACAACGTCTCGCAGATGCCGGTCGTCGGTCCCGAGCCGCCGGTCGTGATCGGCGAGGTCGCCGGCAGCGTGAGCGAGCGCGAGCTCGTCAGCGCCGTCTTCGAGGGCCGCGCCCAGCTGACCGACGCGGTCGCCCAGCACATGGAGCCGCCGTTGCCGATCATCGGCTCCGGCGAGGACCTCGCCGCCGCCCTCGACGCGTTCAAGGGCAGCGACGCGCTGATGGTCGTCGACGAGGGCAAGCCACTCGGCGTCCTCACCCGCCACGACCTGTTGGGAGTGCACGTATGA
- a CDS encoding TM2 domain-containing protein, whose product MTTPPNDPQPDPDPHAGDHDPTVRFGGAQPPPPPPPPPPPGASFPPPPPPGQGPGWGVPGAPYGIDPKTGIPFSDKSKIVAGLLQLIIPLGIGRFYTGHTSMGVAQLVVTLVTCGIGALWPFIDGILILVSDSKDANGRPLRS is encoded by the coding sequence ATGACGACCCCGCCGAACGACCCGCAGCCGGATCCCGATCCGCACGCGGGCGACCACGATCCGACGGTGCGGTTCGGCGGGGCACAGCCCCCGCCTCCCCCGCCTCCGCCGCCGCCTCCGGGTGCGTCCTTCCCGCCCCCGCCCCCTCCGGGGCAGGGTCCGGGCTGGGGCGTCCCGGGGGCGCCGTACGGGATCGACCCGAAGACCGGCATCCCGTTCTCGGACAAGTCCAAGATCGTCGCGGGCCTGCTCCAGCTGATCATCCCGCTGGGGATCGGCCGGTTCTACACCGGACACACGAGCATGGGCGTCGCCCAGCTGGTGGTCACCCTCGTCACGTGCGGCATCGGTGCGCTGTGGCCGTTCATCGACGGGATCCTGATCCTCGTGTCGGACTCCAAGGACGCTAACGGGCGCCCGCTCAGGTCCTGA